Within the Enterobacter bugandensis genome, the region CCGGGCTGCCGGGAAGAATATTCTGGCTCTCCAGCTGCTCTATCAGCAGGGCATTGTTCAGCGCCCCGGCGGCCAGCGCCGCAATCAGGCGCAGTTCTTCGTCGCTGAAGGTGTCGAACTGATCCGGCGACATGCCGTCGAGGGTTAATGCGCCAATCAGATTCTGCCCGGCGAACAGCGGCAGGCCAATACAGGCGTGCACCTTCAGGCTCTCCTGCCCCGGAATCAGGCCGTCGTACGGATCGGGCAGATCGCTGTCTGCCGGGAAACGCACCACGTCGCCCGCGCGGGCGATGGTTTCCAGACGCGGGTGGCCCTCCAGCGTAAAGCGCCGCCCGAGTACGTCCTTCGCCAGGCCGTCGATAGCCAGCGGAATAAACTGCCGCCCTTCGTAACGCAGCAGCGCCGACGCATCGCAATCCAGCACGTGGCGCAGCGTGGAGATCAGGCGCTGAAAGCGGTCCTGATGGCCGATACCGGTTTGCAGTTCTATGGCGATCTTCGCCAGCACGTCTACGGAAAAACTCATGCCTGCCTCACTGTCATTTTGACAATGCATAATGTCATATTGACTCTTTTTAGGATAGTCATAATGACTACTCATTATGGGGCATTAAATCACAACTTATTGAATATTAATAATTTAAAAAGTTGGCACGCAACTTGATATAAGCAAACCATCTTATTTAAAAACGCTGTATTAAGTTGAGGTTGCTATGTCTATTCTGGTTAAAAATAACATTCATTGGGTGGGTCAACGTGACTGGGAAGTGCGCGATTTCCACGGGACGGAATACAAAACGCTGCGCGGCAGCAGCTACAACAGCTATCTCATCCGCGAAGGTAAAAACGTCCTGATCGATACCGTCGATCACAAATTCAGCCGTGAGTTCGTGCAGAACCTGCGCGGTGAAATCGACCTGAATGACATCGACTACATCATCATCAACCATGCGGAAGAGGACCACGCCGGGGCGCTGACCGAGCTGATGTCCCACATTCCGGATACCCCAATCTACTGCACCACCAACGCCATTGATTCAATTAACGGCCACCACCACCATCCGGAGTGGAACTTCCACACCGTAAAAACCGGCGACACGCTGGATATCGGCAACGGCAAGCAGCTGATCTTCGTCGAAACCCCGATGCTGCACTGGCCGGACAGCATGATGACCTACATGACCGACGACGCGGTGCTGTTCAGCAACGACGCCTTCGGCCAGCACTACTGCGACGAACGCCTGTTCAATGACGAAGTGGATCAGACCGAGCTGTTCGAACAGTGCCAGCGCTACTACGCCAATATCCTGACCCCGTTCAGCCGTCTGGTGACCCCTAAAATTACCGAGATCCTCGGCTTCAACCTGCCGGTGGACATGATTGCGACCTCCCACGGCGTGGTGTGGCGTGAAAACCCCACCCAGATCGTCGAGCTGTACCTGAAGTGGGCCGCGGATTACCAGGAAGACCGCATCACTATCTTCTACGACACCATGTCCAACAACACCCGCATGATGGCGGACGCGATTGCCCAGGGGATCAATGAAGTTGACCCGAACGTGGCGGTGAAAATCTTCAACGTGGCGCGCAGCGATAAGAACGAGGTATTGACCAACGTCTTCCGCTCCAAAGGCGTGCTGGTGGGTACCTCCACCATGAATAACGTGATGATGCCGAAGATTGCCGGCCTGGTGGAAGAGATGACCGGCCTGCGCTTTCGTAACAAACGCGCCAGCGCCTTTGGCTCTCACGGCTGGAGCGGCGGCGCGGTAGACCGTCTTTCTACCCGTTTACAGGATGCGGGTTTTGAGATGTCCATGAGCCTGAAGGCGAAATGGCGTCCGGATATCGACGCGCTGGAAATCTGCCGCCAGCATGGCCGCGACATCGCCCGTCAGTGGGCGCTCGCCCCGCTTCCTGAAGTCACCGCAAAACCTGCGGAACAGCCACAAACCTGTTCTGCAGCAGCCAGCACCGATCTCGGTCCGCGCATGCAGTGCAGCGTCTGCCAGTGGATCTACGATCCTGAGCTGGGCGAACCGCTGCAGGATGTAGCCCCGGGCACGCCGTGGAGCGAGGTGCCGGACAACTTCCTCTGCCCGGAATGCTCCCTCGGCAAAGACGTGTTTGATGAACTGGCAACGGAGGCAAAATGAGCAACGGCATCGTTATCATCGGCTCGGGCTTTGCTGCCCGCCAACTGGTGAAAAATATCCGCAAACAGGATGCAAACGTGCCGTTGACGCTGATCGCCGCCGACAGCATGGACGAGTACAACAAGCCTGATTTAAGCCACGTCATTAGCCAGAATCAGCGCGCCGATGACCTCACCCGCCAGACGGCGGGGGAGTTCGCGGAGCAGTTCAACCTGCGTCTGTTTCCGTACACCTGGGTCACCGATATCGATGCTGACGCCCACGTGGTAAAAGCGAAAGAGAAAACCTGGCAGTACGACAGGCTGGTGCTGGCGACCGGGGCATCTGCGTTTGTGCCGCCGGTTGAAGGCCGCGAGCTGATGATTACCCTCAACAGCCAGCAGGAGTATCAGGCCAGCGAAACCCGGCTACGCGATGCCGCCAGAGTGATGATCGTCGGCGGCGGGCTGATCGGCACCGAGTTGGCGATGGACTTCTGTCGGGCGGGAAAATCCGTGACCCTGGTTGACCACGCGGCGAGCATTCTGTCGGCGCTGATGCCGGCAGAAGTAAGCAGTCGCTTACAGCATCGTCTGACTGATATGGGCGTGCATCTGCTGCTGAAATCGCAGCTACAAAGCCTGAGCAAAACCGAAGGCGGTATCCGTGCCACGCTCGACCGCAGCCGCAGCGTAGAAGTGGATGCGGTGGTTGCCGCGACGGGCCTGCGCCCGGAAACCGCGCTGGCGCATCGTGCAGGGGCTGAAATCAACCGCGGCGTGAAGGTAAATAGCTACCTGCAAACCACGCGGCCGGATATTTATGCCCTGGGCGACTGCGCGGAAATTAACGGCCAGGTGCTGCCCTTCCTGCAACCGATACAATTAAGCGCCATGTATCTGGCAAAAAACCTGCTCGGCGGCAGCGCGCCGCTGAAATTACCCGCCATGCTGGTAAAGGTCAAAACGCCGGAATTGCCGCTGCATCTTGCAGGTGAAACGCAGCGTCAGGATCTGAACTGGCAAATTACCCTCG harbors:
- the norW gene encoding NADH:flavorubredoxin reductase NorW; amino-acid sequence: MSNGIVIIGSGFAARQLVKNIRKQDANVPLTLIAADSMDEYNKPDLSHVISQNQRADDLTRQTAGEFAEQFNLRLFPYTWVTDIDADAHVVKAKEKTWQYDRLVLATGASAFVPPVEGRELMITLNSQQEYQASETRLRDAARVMIVGGGLIGTELAMDFCRAGKSVTLVDHAASILSALMPAEVSSRLQHRLTDMGVHLLLKSQLQSLSKTEGGIRATLDRSRSVEVDAVVAATGLRPETALAHRAGAEINRGVKVNSYLQTTRPDIYALGDCAEINGQVLPFLQPIQLSAMYLAKNLLGGSAPLKLPAMLVKVKTPELPLHLAGETQRQDLNWQITLEPQGMVARGTDADGQMRAFVVSEDRMKEAFALLKSLPA
- the norV gene encoding anaerobic nitric oxide reductase flavorubredoxin — translated: MSILVKNNIHWVGQRDWEVRDFHGTEYKTLRGSSYNSYLIREGKNVLIDTVDHKFSREFVQNLRGEIDLNDIDYIIINHAEEDHAGALTELMSHIPDTPIYCTTNAIDSINGHHHHPEWNFHTVKTGDTLDIGNGKQLIFVETPMLHWPDSMMTYMTDDAVLFSNDAFGQHYCDERLFNDEVDQTELFEQCQRYYANILTPFSRLVTPKITEILGFNLPVDMIATSHGVVWRENPTQIVELYLKWAADYQEDRITIFYDTMSNNTRMMADAIAQGINEVDPNVAVKIFNVARSDKNEVLTNVFRSKGVLVGTSTMNNVMMPKIAGLVEEMTGLRFRNKRASAFGSHGWSGGAVDRLSTRLQDAGFEMSMSLKAKWRPDIDALEICRQHGRDIARQWALAPLPEVTAKPAEQPQTCSAAASTDLGPRMQCSVCQWIYDPELGEPLQDVAPGTPWSEVPDNFLCPECSLGKDVFDELATEAK